The following are encoded in a window of Castanea sativa cultivar Marrone di Chiusa Pesio chromosome 5, ASM4071231v1 genomic DNA:
- the LOC142634653 gene encoding uncharacterized protein LOC142634653 codes for MTSSYVAKKFMEEFDKNLNWKVAAVQHHVKQALEINISYSQVYRAKRKATDLITGDEQLQYGKLRDYAEMITLNNKRSCRLIIGLDGCHLKGRFERQILSAIARDANDNIFPVAFAVVEQENKDSWVWFLQQFYNDIGNPKQLNLVFITDRQKGLIPAIEMLFPTSEHRYCVKHIYNNFKVDYKGLELKDALWRCAGATTIREFKRRMQELKDLDVKAWEYLADINRAQWSKSHFSSRALCDYLANNLSESFNAMILEARDKPILAMLEWIRVRLMTKQYKKMKGLAKYTRKLCPNLQDKLEKLKHESIPFSATPAGSFMYEVDNGCERHVVDLARKACSYRIWDLTGLPCKHGISAIVKNLEKVENYVHPCYLKETFVKTNKEIIQPMSGQTEWVETNQPTPVAPYVYKPPSKPPKQRKRDPGEPRNPYRVSRMNKTIKHGKC; via the exons ATGACTTCAAGTTATGTTGCAAAGAAGTTTATGGAGGAGTTTGACAAAAATCTCAATTGGAAAGTGGCTGCTGTTCAACATCATGTGAAGCAAGCACTTGAAATTAACATAAGTTACAGTCAGGTGTATAGGGCAAAAAGGAAAGCTACTGACTTGATTACTGGGGATGAACAGTTGCAATATGGGAAGCTTAGGGATTATGCTGAGATGATAACattgaataataaaagaa GTTGTAGACTAATCATTGGTTTAGATGGGTGCCACCTGAAAGGGAGATTTGAGAGGCAAATACTTTCTGCCATAGCTAGAGATGCAAATGATAACATTTTTCCAGTTGCATTTGCTGTTGTTGAGCAAGAGAACAAAGATTCATGGGTATGGTTTCTGCAGCAGTTTTATAATGACATTGGGAATCCGAAGCAACTTAATCTGGTTTTCATCACTGATAGACAAAAG GGACTTATACCTGCAATTGAGATGTTGTTCCCAACTTCTGAGCATAGGTATTGTGTGAAGCATatctataataattttaaagtgGATTATAAGGGCTTGGAGTTGAAGGATGCACTGTGGAGATGTGCTGGAGCCACAACAATCAGGGAGTTTAAGAGAAGAATGCAGGAACTGAAGGATTTGGATGTCAAGGCATGGGAGTATCTTGCTGACATCAACCGTGCACAATGGTCTAAGTCTCACTTTAGTAGTAGAGCTTTGTGTGACTATTTAGCTAATAACTTGAGTGAGTCTTTTAATGCCATGATCTTAGAAGCTAGGGATAAGCCAATTTTAGCAATGTTGGAGTGGATCAGAGTTAGGCTTATGaccaaacaatacaaaaagatGAAAGGTCTAGCAAAATACACAAGAAAGCTGTGTCCTAATCTTCAAGACAAATTAGAGAAGTTAAAACATGAATCTATACCTTTCAGTGCTACTCCAGCAGGTAGCTTCATGTATGAGGTTGATAATGGTTGTGAGAGACACGTGGTTGACTTGGCTAGGAAAGCATGCAGCTATAGGATTTGGGATTTAACAGGACTTCCTTGCAAACATGGGATCTCTGCTATTGTTAAGAACCTGGAGAAAGTGGAGAACTATGTGCATCCTTGTTACTTGAAAGAGACATTTGTTAAAACTAACAAAGAGATAATACAGCCAATGTCTGGCCAGACTGAGTGGGTTGAGACTAACCAACCTACTCCTGTTGCTCCTTATGTGTATAAACCACCTAGCAAACCaccaaagcaaagaaaaagagatccTGGAGAGCCAAGGAACCCTTATAGAGTTTCTAGGATGAACAAGACAATCAAGCATGGGAAGTGCTAG